Within Enterobacter sp. RHBSTW-00175, the genomic segment ACTGCGTCAGATACTGACGCAAATCGGCACCGGGCACTTTAGCCCGCAGGAGCCTGATCGTTATCGTAACCTGCTGGATTCGCTGATTAACTTCGGTGATCACTACCAGGTACTGGCAGATTACCGTAGCTACGTTGAGTGCCAGAATAAAGTGGATCAGCTGTACCGTCATCCGGCGGAGTGGACATCCAGCGCGATGCATAATATTGCCAACATGGGGTATTTCTCGTCTGACCGCGCCATTCAGGAGTATGCCGACAACATCTGGCATATCGGTAAAACCCGGCTGTAAGCGCGTAACCCCCGACCTTCAGGAAGGGGGTTATTGCAACAAACCATCCAGTACAGAGGAGAGCAACGTGTTGTTCTCCTTTCTGTATGAGGAGTAAATGCTGAACTGTGGCAGCGGGAAATGCGTTTCGATTCGTTTGAGTTTATACATTTCCGAATAGGTGGCGAACGCCCGCTCAGGAATAATGCCCAGACATTCGGTTCTGGCAATGATGATTAAAATCGAGGCAAACGAGGTGGTCAGCAGACATCTCTCGCTGGAGCGAAATTTTTTATCCACGATGCTGCGATAATAAATAATCTTCTCATTGCGCGTGTTGTACCCCACCAGACTGGCATCGCGGAATAACGCCTCGGTGACCGTATCGCCATAACGAGGGTTATCCTGCGCCGCGACCAGTACCAGCTTCATATCGCACACTTTTTGACAGGCAATATTGCTGTTTTCAATGGCAAAGGTGGAGAACACCACGTCTGCCTGGCGCATATTCAGCAACTCTATTATTTTTTGCTCATTGAGGTCGGCGGTGCGGTGTAACAGGCTGATGTCGGAATTGGCCAGCAGCAGTTTTTCTGTTAGTTCAGGCACTACCAGTGGGGAGATAAAGGATTCGGTATACAGGGTCAGGCGCTTTTTGAGCGTCGGTGTCGAGCCGGGCAGTAGCGTCGAGAGACGGTCGATAATAGAGATGGTGTTATCGTAAAGTTCATCTGAAAACACCG encodes:
- a CDS encoding LysR family transcriptional regulator; this encodes MSTIPVSEKICSLSKIDLNLLTIFCLIYSVGSISKVADMLNISPSAVSQSLRKLREMMGDNLFVRSGNMLLPTVFSDELYDNTISIIDRLSTLLPGSTPTLKKRLTLYTESFISPLVVPELTEKLLLANSDISLLHRTADLNEQKIIELLNMRQADVVFSTFAIENSNIACQKVCDMKLVLVAAQDNPRYGDTVTEALFRDASLVGYNTRNEKIIYYRSIVDKKFRSSERCLLTTSFASILIIIARTECLGIIPERAFATYSEMYKLKRIETHFPLPQFSIYSSYRKENNTLLSSVLDGLLQ